tttaggaagggcagaggaaaagaatcttcaagcagactccctgctgagtgcagtgATAGAACCCATGGGATCATGACTTTAGCCACAACTAAGAGTacgatccttaactgactgagtcacctaggtgtccctttACTAAAGATTccatattaataataaattataagggcagcccaggtggttcagcggtttagcgccgccttcagcccagggagtgatcctggagaccggggattgagtcccacgtcgggctccctgcatggagcctgctcctccctctgcctgtgtctctacctctctctctccgtgtctctcatgaatgaataaataaaatctttaaaaaataataataagttatAATAAGGAGGAAGTGTCCACCTTGTGGCAGCTGTGGCCAGATCAGAAGTGTATGTAtgtaagaaacagaataaaaggcCAAAAGAAGACATTCTAAGAAtgttaagcaaatgaaaaaaaaatattgttactaAGAGTTCTTGTGTTTGTTGTTATCCTTTTAAGGTTTCATGATCTAGAAGAGCCTATAAAATGTAACAGATTTATTCTGTACTTTATCCACTTTTCCAATTCCTAAGCAGAAAACATGGCTACTAATGTAGTATTACAGTTGAGGTATCTCGTGTAAAGTAAGTCCATATCCTTGATTAAGTTGAGGAAAACAAGTATCTCTGAATCTGTTgatgtgtgtttgtttataagTGGTCTAGAGTCTTGCCTgtcagcataattttttttttttctgtctgtaatTTTAGATAGCCTGTATAGTTTTCGGAAGATGGGCTATTTTCCCACTGAATGCTGTCATACaggtatatatttgtatatgtgtgtttatggATATTCGTCTTTTATTTTTGGTAGAAAATGATGCATCCTGTTGCCAGCAGTAATCCGGCTTTCTGTGGCCCTGGCAAGCCTTCCTGCCTCAATGAAGATGCCATGAGAGCTGCTGATCAGTTTGACATATATTCCTCCCAGCAAAGCAAATATAGCCACACAGTCAGCCACAAACCAATGGCTTGTCAGAGGCAAGACCCGTTAAATGAAACACACTTGCAGACTACAAGTGGCAGAAGTCTAGAGATAAAAGatgaactaaagaaaaagaaaaatctcaaccgATCTGGAAAACGTGGCCGACCTTCAGGAACCACCAAATCTGCAGGGTACCGTACCAGCACAGGCCGACCCCTGGGAACCACCAAAGCAGCTGGATTTAAGACAAGTCCAGGCAGACCTTTGGGTACAACTAAAGCTGCGGGATACAAAGTAAGCCCAGGGAGACCTCCAGGTAGCATTAAAGCTCTGTCCCGTCTTGCTGATCTTGGTTATGGCTGTGGCACCGCTGCTTTTCCTTACCCTATGATGCACAGCAGAGCAGTTCATGGGGTAGAGGAAACCAGCAGCGAAGTCAAACCACCCAATGAGTGAATGAGGCAGGAAAGGAGGGCCAGGTTTAGAAGGAAGATTGTGAATAATCCCAAAGCTTCTTGGATTTATTTTGACATACATAATTTTATGGCCTGGGCTTTCCAAATTGTTTCCccatttgatttgttttcttccttttgctcagAAACTGCCATATGCTGACAGATGCACTCAGGGCATGAGCAGTGGCATTGTATTTGTATATAGGTTCAAGTGTAATACCTAACtaaatcatttttgcttttcttttagagTTCTGGTTGTGTCTCATATTTCATTACTCCTTTGGGCCATTCTAAATAGATGCTTTATGTACTAAACAACTGAAACCATTATACCTGTTAGTTTGTGAAGTAAACCTACAGTATAATAAAGGTAATATCCAAGGTATTTTTAACTGATGGAACAAAGCAAACTAATGATTCAGGATTACTTGAGGTAATGGCTGTGAGTTTttgtaacatttattttcatgagactAGACTCAGATATTTGTATGCTTTGGCATTTACATAGAACTTCAGATGttaaaaatcttacttttatTGTTCTAGGTTTAAGCAGcagaatcttatttattttattttattgatttacatGGTGTTAATTGATTTAACCCTTATTCCTAAAAACTCTTTAGTGTTTGCCTTTCAACAATGATATGTTGTGTATTTCTTAATTGCCTAAGAGCATATATACCAAACACTACAAACAAttcatatttacagaaaaattcagCTTTTTAATAAAAACTGCACATTACATTTTTGGTGAAATATGCATTCTGAGAATAGCAtacttaatagaaaaagaaacattcttaaGGTCTGCATGTAGCTGTAGTCACTACAATTTGCCTTtcatatatttagttttaaagcattatgcttaaaacatttattaatgttcatttattaaaaatgttttttagttttttccctGAGAAATTGTCCCATTACTTAGCACTTACTGTGGTTTCAGGTTTATATCTGCCAAAGGACGCAAATCAAGTGGTAGAGTCTAAAACTGTTATAAATAAACTGCAATTGTCTGTCAGAACCCAAATATTAAGGAATACATAGGAATACCATCTATGCATGcatcatgtaaaaaaaatatgttgataaGTTTCATTGAAATTTAATTGTGGCTCCAGTGAGACCACttcatctaaaaaaatttttccaaCGTTTGCTTTAGaagcaatatagaaaaaaaaggtaTTGGGTAGATATGGATGGTAGGGACAGAGAAAAATCACTCTTCTCCCCTTTCTGAAAGTAATAGTCTTTGttaatagacattttatttattctgagtttgttctaaataaaataaactattacaAACTTCGGATTTGAAAAACAATTCCACTCAAATCGTGGAATTTTAAATGCCTTTGAGATTATAGTATAGATTTGCAGGAcccaaaaacttttaaaataattaaaattttaaaagggcacACATTGTGTTGTTGGGCTTGCTCTCAGTTAATGCAAACTCTGATTGCAAATGGATGTCATGTTTCGTACcttttttattaggaaaaaagcaGCAAGCCTTCAGGTGTTCCAGTGATGCCTGACACAATGAGCTGGACTTATGCTGCTCTTTACAGTTAGAGGTGTTGCATTGTATGTGGGGACTGTGTGTGCACTGGCATCTAAGACAGTGACCTCAACAATTTTAGCTTTGCACAAACCATAGAGAACAATATTCGATGACTATATAATCAGTTGTAACATTCTGGCAGCTAAATTGCTACAAGAGTTTCTCCTTGCAGAAGCTCAAAATACAAAACTTTGAATAATTTACTCAGAACAGTATAACTTCTGACACACACAAATGCTTACATCTTTATTCATATATTCGTGTATccacttttaatatttatgtgtCATTTAGTTGTTTCTCAAGATGATGTTCAGCAGTTGGCTACTTAGAAATATACTTAGAAGTCCTCTTCTGAGTTCCTGAAAACAGTTGTTTAATTAAATGTTATACTGCAAGGTAATATAACTGTCAAGGATTTGGTTTCCTGTTGTTTTTATACTGTGTCCATTTGACATTTcctttcagtttattttcattcttgattttgatGTACAtacccttccctttctctcttccctttgcttcATTTATTCCCCTCCTCTTTCCCCATCCTCCAGCACATCTACTCTGGTGCTGTGCTGTGTGTCAGAAGATAAAACAGGTGTATTATTGTATAATGAATTTTGTATACATGTTACTGAAATGGTGAAATCAGCTAAAGGAATTCTGTTCATAACCGTGTTTATTAATATCAGGAGCTATGTCCCAGGATAAAAAAAGGGGGACAAATGGCTACAGTTGTGAATGGTTAACAATGTTTAGAAAGCTGAATTTTCTGTTCATGTAAGTGTTTACCTGGAGTATTAGATCTGTATGGTGGTGAGCATCTCCTGATTCCACTTCCTTTTCTCCTTGTGAACAGTTTATTGGTGCCATGCTGAAGAGAAAGACATCTAAGTGATAACATGaagtcttaaaatataaaatatttttacttctctaTAAAGACTACATTGTGCATCTTTTGTAACACTGTCTCGTCATGATAAACACTGAAATAGCATGTTAAAAAATTGCCTATACTTTAATATAATCAGTTGGGGAAAACTGGCCTTTTCCTCCAATTGTATGATTGTTTCTTAAAAGGTAAATTGCTAATTTTATATTGTAGAATTCTGTTCTTCACATAATAGGTCTCACTATTCTGTATTAAAACTGTTGGTCAGAAAATGAGCTATTCAAGTAagtttgctttactttttttctttgaaaactattttaacaTGCCTTATTTATTATCATGTTAACAAATAAGCAGTAAtacaaatgaaattttcattttttgacagATAAAACCTTGCATAACTAATCTTTGGTATGGGATGATTTTGATACTATCTTTGGAGTTTTGCactggatattaaaaaaatactggcaCAATGTATTGGAAGAAAACAAGTAtctgattaatttttaatatttgg
This sequence is a window from Canis aureus isolate CA01 chromosome 10, VMU_Caureus_v.1.0, whole genome shotgun sequence. Protein-coding genes within it:
- the C10H5orf24 gene encoding UPF0461 protein C5orf24 homolog isoform X1 — translated: MGSRPEPKKMMHPVASSNPAFCGPGKPSCLNEDAMRAADQFDIYSSQQSKYSHTVSHKPMACQRQDPLNETHLQTTSGRSLEIKDELKKKKNLNRSGKRGRPSGTTKSAGYRTSTGRPLGTTKAAGFKTSPGRPLGTTKAAGYKVSPGRPPGSIKALSRLADLGYGCGTAAFPYPMMHSRAVHGVEETSSEVKPPNE
- the C10H5orf24 gene encoding UPF0461 protein C5orf24 homolog isoform X2, giving the protein MMHPVASSNPAFCGPGKPSCLNEDAMRAADQFDIYSSQQSKYSHTVSHKPMACQRQDPLNETHLQTTSGRSLEIKDELKKKKNLNRSGKRGRPSGTTKSAGYRTSTGRPLGTTKAAGFKTSPGRPLGTTKAAGYKVSPGRPPGSIKALSRLADLGYGCGTAAFPYPMMHSRAVHGVEETSSEVKPPNE